A part of Thermus sp. LT1-2-5 genomic DNA contains:
- a CDS encoding type-5 uracil-DNA glycosylase, with protein MDWDTFRQELPACRLCPRLVAWRESVAGKKRAYRQEAYWARPVPGFGDPQARLVLFGLAPGAHGSNRTGRPFTGDASGAFLYPLLFEAGLSTKPESEPGDDLKLLGVYLTAAVRCAPPENKPTREELSTCARWTEVELGLLPEARVYLALGGIAHEALLRRFGLKPSGYPFRHGAHYPLPGGRHLLASYHVSRQNTQTGRLTREMFLEVLLKAKALAGL; from the coding sequence ATGGACTGGGACACCTTTCGCCAAGAACTCCCCGCCTGCCGCCTCTGCCCCAGGCTTGTGGCCTGGCGGGAAAGCGTGGCCGGGAAAAAGCGGGCCTACCGCCAGGAGGCCTACTGGGCCCGCCCGGTGCCCGGCTTCGGGGATCCCCAGGCGAGGCTTGTCCTCTTCGGCCTCGCCCCAGGGGCCCACGGCTCCAACCGCACGGGCCGCCCCTTCACCGGGGACGCCTCGGGGGCCTTTCTTTACCCCTTGCTCTTCGAGGCAGGGCTTTCCACCAAGCCCGAAAGCGAGCCCGGGGACGACCTAAAGCTTCTGGGCGTCTACCTCACCGCGGCGGTGCGCTGCGCCCCACCCGAAAACAAGCCCACGAGGGAGGAGCTTAGCACCTGCGCCCGCTGGACGGAGGTGGAGCTCGGCCTCCTCCCCGAGGCCCGGGTCTACCTCGCCCTGGGGGGCATCGCCCACGAGGCCCTCTTGCGCCGCTTCGGCCTCAAGCCAAGCGGCTACCCCTTCCGCCACGGGGCCCACTACCCCCTTCCCGGGGGCCGGCACCTCCTGGCGAGCTACCACGTTTCCCGCCAGAACACCCAGACGGGAAGGCTCACCCGGGAGATGTTCCTGGAGGTGCTCCTCAAGGCGAAAGCCCTCGCCGGGCTTTGA
- a CDS encoding response regulator transcription factor produces MKVWVRLSLRSCQEALEASLRALGLEVVAHPFQAQVGLVEADREVPAPPPLPSVILLREKEQAVQALKKGYRGYLYPEQGLEVLAKALEAVAQGEVWAERKAVAALMEEPFSHLTPREKEVAALAALGLTNEEIARELGISVKTVKAHLSLVFQKLGVRKRSQLAHMRFLP; encoded by the coding sequence ATGAAGGTATGGGTTCGGCTCTCCCTAAGGTCATGCCAAGAAGCCCTGGAGGCCTCCCTGCGGGCCTTGGGCCTCGAGGTGGTGGCCCACCCCTTCCAGGCCCAGGTGGGCCTGGTGGAGGCGGACCGGGAGGTCCCCGCCCCACCCCCCTTGCCCTCGGTGATCCTCCTTCGGGAGAAGGAGCAGGCGGTCCAGGCCCTAAAGAAGGGGTACCGGGGCTACCTCTATCCGGAGCAGGGCCTCGAGGTCTTGGCGAAGGCCCTGGAAGCGGTGGCCCAGGGCGAGGTCTGGGCCGAACGCAAGGCGGTGGCCGCCTTGATGGAGGAGCCTTTCTCCCACCTCACACCCCGGGAGAAGGAGGTGGCGGCCCTCGCCGCCCTGGGCCTCACCAACGAGGAAATCGCCCGGGAGCTCGGCATCTCGGTGAAAACGGTAAAGGCCCACCTCTCCCTGGTCTTCCAAAAGCTTGGGGTGAGGAAGCGGAGCCAACTGGCCCACATGCGGTTTCTCCCGTAG
- a CDS encoding acyl-CoA carboxylase subunit beta, translating into MADNARLILDELLAELEERRKKVLLGGGQERIEKQHQQGKLTARERIGYLLDPGSFVELMPFAEHLETGLMEGLEAPADGVVTGYGTIGGRLVFVFSQDFTVLGGSLGKMHGRKIASLMDLAAKVGAPIIGLNDSAGARIQEGVDSLSGYGEVFYRNAIYSGVVPQISAILGPCAGGAVYSPAMTDFILMSRGTSYMFITGPEVIKSVTREEVTFEELGGAQVHMEKSGVAHLVGEDDREVLDLIKRLLSYLPQNAREKPPLREPKDDPFRPTPELLDLVHPDARRPYNMHQVIRTLLDEGEFLEIQPGFAKNLIVGLGRLGGYPVGVIANNPRFMAGALDINASDKAARFIRTMDAFNIPLLTLVDVTGFLPGVAQEHGGIIRHGAKMLFAYAEATVPKITLIVRKAYGGAYLAMNSKDMGADVVLAWPTASVAVMGAEGAANIIYRKEIQSSPNPEETRRRKIEEYRKAFDNPWVAAARGYIDDVIDPKDTRRLLYLHLRMLWNKKEERPPKKHDNIPL; encoded by the coding sequence ATGGCGGATAACGCCCGGCTCATCCTGGACGAGCTCCTGGCGGAGCTTGAAGAGCGGCGCAAAAAGGTGCTCTTAGGCGGGGGACAAGAGCGCATAGAAAAGCAGCACCAGCAGGGCAAGCTCACCGCCCGGGAGCGGATCGGCTACCTCCTGGACCCCGGGAGTTTTGTGGAGCTCATGCCCTTCGCCGAGCACCTGGAAACCGGGCTCATGGAGGGCCTCGAGGCCCCGGCGGACGGGGTGGTGACGGGCTACGGCACCATTGGGGGGCGCCTGGTCTTCGTCTTCAGCCAGGACTTCACCGTCCTAGGGGGCTCTTTGGGCAAGATGCACGGGCGCAAAATCGCAAGCCTCATGGACCTGGCTGCCAAGGTGGGGGCCCCCATCATCGGCCTTAACGACTCCGCCGGGGCCCGCATCCAAGAAGGGGTGGACAGCCTCTCCGGCTACGGGGAGGTCTTCTACCGCAACGCCATCTACTCCGGGGTGGTGCCCCAGATCTCCGCCATCCTGGGCCCCTGCGCCGGGGGCGCCGTCTACAGCCCCGCCATGACCGACTTCATCCTCATGAGCCGAGGCACCAGCTACATGTTCATCACCGGCCCCGAGGTGATCAAAAGCGTCACCCGGGAGGAGGTGACCTTCGAGGAGCTGGGCGGGGCCCAGGTGCACATGGAGAAGAGCGGGGTGGCCCATCTGGTGGGGGAGGATGACCGCGAGGTTCTGGACCTCATCAAAAGGCTCCTCTCTTACCTGCCGCAAAACGCCCGGGAAAAACCGCCCCTCAGGGAGCCCAAGGACGACCCCTTCCGGCCCACCCCCGAGCTTCTGGACCTCGTCCACCCCGACGCCCGGCGGCCCTACAACATGCACCAGGTGATCCGCACCCTGCTGGACGAGGGGGAGTTCCTGGAAATCCAACCCGGTTTCGCCAAGAACCTCATCGTGGGCCTGGGGCGGCTCGGCGGGTACCCCGTGGGGGTGATCGCCAACAACCCCCGCTTCATGGCCGGGGCCCTGGACATCAACGCCTCGGACAAGGCCGCCCGCTTCATCCGCACCATGGACGCCTTCAACATCCCCCTCCTCACCCTGGTGGACGTCACGGGCTTCCTACCGGGGGTGGCCCAGGAGCACGGGGGCATCATCCGCCACGGGGCCAAGATGCTCTTCGCCTACGCCGAGGCCACGGTGCCCAAGATTACCCTCATCGTCCGCAAGGCCTACGGCGGGGCTTACCTGGCCATGAACTCCAAGGACATGGGAGCGGACGTGGTCCTGGCCTGGCCCACGGCCTCCGTGGCGGTGATGGGGGCGGAAGGGGCCGCCAACATCATCTACCGTAAGGAGATCCAGTCCTCCCCCAACCCCGAGGAAACGCGCCGCAGGAAGATCGAGGAGTACCGCAAGGCCTTCGACAACCCCTGGGTGGCGGCGGCCCGGGGCTACATCGACGACGTCATCGACCCCAAGGACACCCGCCGCCTCCTCTACCTGCACCTCAGGATGCTCTGGAACAAGAAGGAGGAAAGGCCGCCCAAGAAGCACGACAACATCCCCCTCTAA
- a CDS encoding electron transfer flavoprotein subunit alpha/FixB family protein, protein MVLVVLDHDGNKLRKGSLEALTRARALAEALGGRVAGVLLAEETAPVEEALAYVETLYTATLGPYTAEKWAAGVVAAAGEMGAQAVVAPSSRQSRTYLGRVAYALKAGLLEDTLESGVEGGAVVATRYAYLNRVTQKVRSALPVVLSVKPNTTPLAEPLAAPGAVKPLEVPPVPTVEVLERVQEEKKGVSLTEADIVVTGGRGMGSAEAFRLVEEMAALLGGAVGATRAVVDAGWRPYSEQVGQTGKTVQPSLYIALGVSGAVQHLAGMNKSKYIVAVNKDPEAPIFKHADYGIVGDVHQVVPALIEAVKKLKD, encoded by the coding sequence ATGGTTCTGGTGGTGCTGGACCACGATGGGAACAAGCTAAGGAAGGGAAGCCTCGAGGCCCTTACCCGGGCCCGGGCCCTGGCGGAGGCCTTGGGCGGCCGGGTGGCGGGCGTCCTCTTGGCGGAGGAAACAGCGCCCGTAGAGGAGGCTTTGGCCTACGTGGAAACCCTCTACACCGCCACCCTAGGCCCCTACACCGCAGAGAAGTGGGCTGCGGGGGTCGTGGCGGCGGCAGGGGAGATGGGGGCCCAAGCGGTGGTGGCCCCCTCCTCCCGGCAAAGCCGCACCTACTTGGGCCGGGTGGCCTACGCCCTGAAGGCGGGGCTTCTGGAGGACACCCTGGAAAGCGGGGTGGAGGGCGGGGCGGTGGTGGCCACCCGCTACGCCTACCTGAACCGGGTGACGCAAAAGGTAAGGTCCGCCTTGCCCGTGGTCCTTAGCGTGAAGCCCAACACCACCCCCTTGGCGGAACCCTTGGCCGCCCCCGGAGCCGTGAAGCCCCTAGAGGTGCCTCCTGTCCCCACGGTGGAGGTGCTGGAGCGGGTGCAGGAGGAGAAGAAGGGGGTTTCCCTCACCGAGGCGGACATCGTGGTCACGGGAGGCCGGGGTATGGGAAGCGCCGAGGCCTTCCGCTTGGTGGAGGAGATGGCCGCCCTCTTGGGCGGGGCCGTGGGGGCCACCCGGGCGGTGGTGGACGCCGGCTGGCGGCCCTATAGCGAGCAGGTGGGCCAGACGGGCAAGACGGTGCAGCCTTCCCTCTACATCGCCCTGGGCGTTTCGGGGGCCGTGCAACACCTGGCGGGGATGAACAAGAGCAAGTACATCGTGGCGGTGAACAAGGACCCCGAGGCCCCCATCTTCAAGCACGCCGACTACGGCATCGTGGGGGATGTGCACCAGGTGGTGCCCGCCCTCATCGAGGCGGTGAAGAAGCTAAAGGACTAA
- a CDS encoding electron transfer flavoprotein subunit beta/FixA family protein, with protein MKFVAVIRQVPDGESKLKIQGNRVDLSGATLILDQMDEYAVEEALRLREKHGGEAIVVGFGPERTEEAIRTALAMGADRGIHVVYEGFADPVAVAEALAGVIREEAPTLVLTGGQQADWDSQALGAALAEALGVPVVSWTTALELEGETAKAKHDLDEGAEWVRVRLPAVFTTQQGLNEPRYPTLPGIMKAKKKEIKKVAFSGAPKVEILEESIQEKTRLQKVLDGKDPVAAAEELVRLLHEEAKVL; from the coding sequence ATGAAGTTCGTTGCGGTGATCCGGCAAGTCCCCGATGGGGAGAGCAAGCTCAAGATCCAAGGGAACCGGGTGGACCTTTCCGGGGCCACCCTCATCCTGGACCAGATGGACGAGTACGCCGTGGAGGAGGCCCTGCGCCTCAGGGAAAAGCACGGCGGCGAGGCCATCGTGGTGGGGTTCGGCCCCGAGCGCACGGAGGAGGCCATCCGCACCGCCTTGGCCATGGGGGCGGACCGGGGCATCCACGTGGTCTATGAGGGCTTCGCCGACCCCGTGGCGGTGGCCGAGGCCCTGGCTGGGGTCATCAGGGAGGAAGCCCCCACCCTGGTCCTCACCGGGGGGCAGCAGGCGGACTGGGACAGCCAAGCCCTGGGCGCCGCCTTGGCCGAGGCTTTGGGGGTTCCCGTGGTGTCCTGGACCACCGCCTTGGAACTGGAGGGCGAGACGGCCAAGGCCAAGCACGACCTGGACGAGGGGGCGGAGTGGGTCCGGGTGCGGCTCCCCGCCGTCTTCACCACGCAGCAGGGCCTAAACGAGCCCCGCTACCCCACCCTGCCGGGGATCATGAAGGCCAAGAAGAAGGAGATCAAAAAGGTGGCCTTCTCGGGCGCGCCAAAGGTAGAGATCCTCGAGGAAAGCATCCAGGAAAAGACCCGCCTGCAAAAAGTCCTGGACGGCAAGGATCCCGTGGCGGCGGCGGAGGAGCTGGTGCGTCTCCTCCACGAAGAGGCCAAGGTCCTCTAG
- a CDS encoding acyl-CoA dehydrogenase family protein produces MPVDFSLTEEQKQLQALARRFAKEVILPVAAEYDEKEEVPWPVIEKLHEVGLLNAIIPEAYGGMGLKMLDEVIVGEELAYACMGIYTIPMASDLGITPVLLAGTEEQKRRFLTPLTQKPALAAFALSEPGNGSDAAALRTRAVRQGDHYVLNGTKMWISNGGEAEWVVVFATVNPELRHKGVVALVVEKGTPGFQAVKIHGKMGQRASGTYELIFEDVKVPVENRLGEEGEGFKIAMNTLNKTRIPVAAGSVGVARRALDEAKKYAKEREAFGQPIANFQAIQFKLADMMIGIETARMYTYYAAWLADQGLPHAHASAIAKAYASEIAFEAANQAIQIHGGYGYVREFPVEKLLRDVKLNQIYEGTNEIQRLIIARHVLAE; encoded by the coding sequence ATGCCCGTGGACTTCAGCCTGACGGAAGAGCAAAAGCAACTCCAGGCCCTCGCCCGCCGCTTCGCCAAGGAGGTCATCCTGCCTGTGGCGGCGGAGTACGACGAGAAGGAGGAGGTGCCCTGGCCCGTGATCGAAAAGCTCCACGAAGTGGGCCTCCTCAACGCCATTATCCCCGAGGCGTACGGGGGGATGGGCCTCAAGATGCTGGACGAGGTTATCGTGGGGGAGGAGCTGGCCTACGCCTGCATGGGCATCTACACCATCCCCATGGCCAGCGACCTCGGCATCACCCCCGTGCTCCTGGCGGGAACCGAGGAACAGAAGCGCCGCTTCCTCACCCCCCTCACCCAAAAACCGGCCCTGGCCGCCTTCGCCCTGAGCGAGCCCGGAAACGGCTCCGACGCCGCCGCCCTTAGGACCCGGGCCGTGCGCCAGGGGGACCACTACGTTCTCAATGGCACCAAGATGTGGATCTCCAACGGGGGCGAGGCGGAGTGGGTGGTGGTCTTCGCCACGGTGAACCCCGAGCTCCGCCACAAGGGCGTGGTGGCCTTGGTGGTGGAAAAGGGCACCCCAGGCTTCCAAGCGGTGAAGATCCACGGCAAGATGGGCCAAAGGGCGAGCGGCACCTACGAGCTCATCTTTGAGGACGTGAAGGTGCCCGTGGAAAACCGGCTGGGGGAGGAAGGGGAAGGGTTCAAGATCGCCATGAACACCCTGAACAAGACCCGCATCCCCGTGGCGGCGGGAAGCGTGGGCGTGGCCCGCAGGGCCTTGGACGAGGCCAAAAAGTACGCCAAGGAGCGGGAAGCCTTTGGCCAGCCCATCGCCAACTTCCAGGCCATCCAGTTCAAGCTGGCGGACATGATGATCGGCATCGAAACGGCCCGCATGTACACCTACTACGCCGCCTGGCTTGCGGATCAGGGCCTACCCCACGCCCACGCCAGCGCCATCGCCAAGGCCTACGCCTCGGAAATCGCCTTTGAGGCGGCCAACCAGGCCATCCAGATCCACGGGGGCTACGGCTACGTGCGGGAGTTCCCGGTGGAAAAGCTTCTAAGGGACGTGAAGCTTAACCAGATCTACGAGGGCACCAACGAGATCCAAAGGCTCATCATCGCCAGGCACGTCCTGGCGGAGTGA